In Haemorhous mexicanus isolate bHaeMex1 chromosome 6, bHaeMex1.pri, whole genome shotgun sequence, a single window of DNA contains:
- the BAG5 gene encoding BAG family molecular chaperone regulator 5 isoform X1 gives MAGATSSKRQQVRLKLDGGRGMDMGNQHPSVKRLHEIQKEVKEIEQQVAVFSGLSTDRDYKVLERNLTKQLFEIDSVDTEGKGDIQQARKRAAQETERLLKELEQNANHPRRLEIEALFKEAQSLVEREITPFYEGGNCISDEFEEGIQDIVLRLTQVKTGGKVSLRKARYRTLTKICTVQEIIENAVKKQLSLPLSNDVHPSVSKINSVMCEVNKARGTLIALLMGVSSNDTCRHLSCVLTGLIADLDALDVCGRTEIRNYRKEVVEEINKLQKYLDLDEEANSTHAYDLAKNQSILKIEEIRKKMKEVHSLLLKTENASDLYLGSKAELQGLIAHLDEVSPGKNPCIREARRRAVIEVQTLITYIDLNEALEKRQKYPEQTAVEHQCHKAVWTVLGNLSQIQKEVISFDGNRTDKNYMRLEELLTKQLLALDAVDPQGDERCKAARKQAVKLAQNILYYLDMKTDEWEY, from the exons ATGGCGGGGGCGACGAGTTCAAAGAGGCAGCAAG TTCGTCTGAAGCTGGACGGGGGAAGAGGAATGGATATGGGTAACCAACACCCATCCGTAAAACGGTTAcatgaaatacagaaagaagTCAAAGAGATCGAACAGCAAGTGGCTGTTTTCAGCGGTCTGTCTACCGACCGAGATTACAAGGTATTGGAAAGAAACCTTACGAAACAGCTTTTTGAGATCGATTCTGTAGACACCGAAGGGAAGGGGGATATTCAGCAAGCTAGAAAGCGAGCTGCCCAGGAAACTGAGAGGCTGCTGAAGGAActggaacaaaatgcaaaccatCCGCGCAGACTGGAAATAGAGGCTTTATTCAAGGAGGCACAGTCTCTTGTGGAACGCGAGATCACGCCTTTTTACGAAGGAGGAAACTGTATAAGTGATGAATTTGAAGAAGGAATTCAGGACATTGTGCTGAGGCTTACCCAGGTGAAAACTGGAGGGAAAGTTTCTCTACGCAAAGCAAGATACCGCACTCTGACAAAGATATGTACTGTTCAGGAGATTATAGAGAATGCTGTAAAGAaacagctgtccctgccactCTCTAATGATGTTCATCCTTCTGTCTCCAAAATTAACTCTGTAATGTGTGAGGTGAACAAAGCCAGAGGAACTCTCATTGCTCTTCTAATGGGAGTGAGTAGTAATGATACCTGCAGGCATCTGTCCTGTGTGCTCACCGGCCTCATTGCTGATTTGGATGCTTTAGATGTCTGTGGTCGCACGGAAATAAGAAACTACAGAAAGGAAGTAGTAGAAGAGATCAATAAATTGCAGAAATACCTGGACTTAGATGAAGAAGCAAATTCTACTCATGCTTATGATTTGGCAAAAAATCAGTCCATTCTTAAAATAGAAGAGATTCGTAAGAAGATGAAGGAAGTTCATTCCTTACTTCTGAAAACAGAGAATGCCTCTGATTTGTATCTGGGATCCAAAGCAGAGTTGCAGGGACTAATTGCCCACCTAGATGAAGTGAGTCCAGGAAAAAATCCCTGTATTAGAGAGGCCAGGAGAAGAGCAGTAATTGAAGTTCAGACTCTTATAACATATATTGATTTGAATGAAGCgctggaaaaaaggcaaaagtatCCAGAGCAAACTGCTGTTGAACATCAGTGTCATAAAGCAGTTTGGACTGTACTTGGAAACTTGTCTCAAATTCAGAAAGAGGTGATTTCATTCGATGGAAATAGAACAGATAAAAATTACATGAGACTGGAAGAACTTCTTACAAAACAACTTCTAGCCCTGGATGCTGTTGATCCACAAGGTGACGAGCGGTGTAAGGCTGCCAGGAAGCAGGCAGTAAAGCTTGCACAGAATATCCTTTACTATCTGGACATGAAAACAGATGAATGGGAATACTGA
- the LOC132329377 gene encoding cytochrome c oxidase assembly factor 8 isoform X1, translated as MAAARVLRAGGCYRRHPLSSASSSASSGSSRAAERGERPDTVGGGFRPPAHSHSDWIGPPDKHSNLRPVIFYVPPEESALERRLREARQEAQASNQRFWARHNRAFRQEKEEFIYSRLKAKGLEMRDESGQKATLNAEEMAEFYKDFLNKNLKKHLQYNRDWYKHNFRITFLMGQVALVRALRWLRRRKKNVPQ; from the exons ATGGCGGCCGCCCGGGTGCTGCGAGCCGGTGGCTGTTACCGCCGCCACCCCCTCTCCTCCGCTTCCTCCTCCGCCTCCTCCGGCAGCAGCCGCGCGGCTGAGCGCGGGGAGCGGCCGGACACCGTG GGCGGGGGTTTCCGTCCCCCTGCACACTCGCACAGTGACTGGATCGGGCCCCCGGACAAGCACTCCAACCTGCGCCCCGTCATCTTCTACGTGCCCCCCGAGGAGTCGGCGCTGGAGCGGCGCCTGCGGGAGGCGCGCCAGGAGGCCCAGGCCAGCAACCAGCGCTTCTGGGCACGGCACAACCGCGCCTTCCGCCAG gaaaaagaagaatttatttattcaagACTGAAAGCCAAGGGTCTGGAAATGAGAGATGAATCAG GTCAAAAAGCAACACTGAATGCAGAAGAAATGGCTGAATTTTACAAGGactttctaaataaaaatttaaaaaagcatttgcaGTATAACAG AGATTGGTATAAACATAACTTTAGGATCACATTCCTCATGGGACAAGTAGCACTGGTGAGAGCTCTGAGGTGGCTTCGTcggagaaagaaaaatgtaccACAGTAA
- the LOC132329377 gene encoding cytochrome c oxidase assembly factor 8 isoform X2: MAAARVLRAGGCYRRHPLSSASSSASSGSSRAAERGERPDTVGGGFRPPAHSHSDWIGPPDKHSNLRPVIFYVPPEESALERRLREARQEAQASNQRFWARHNRAFRQEKEEFIYSRLKAKGLEMRDESGQKATLNAEEMAEFYKDFLNKNLKKHLQYNRNVPPLDKSSSGKCFSC; this comes from the exons ATGGCGGCCGCCCGGGTGCTGCGAGCCGGTGGCTGTTACCGCCGCCACCCCCTCTCCTCCGCTTCCTCCTCCGCCTCCTCCGGCAGCAGCCGCGCGGCTGAGCGCGGGGAGCGGCCGGACACCGTG GGCGGGGGTTTCCGTCCCCCTGCACACTCGCACAGTGACTGGATCGGGCCCCCGGACAAGCACTCCAACCTGCGCCCCGTCATCTTCTACGTGCCCCCCGAGGAGTCGGCGCTGGAGCGGCGCCTGCGGGAGGCGCGCCAGGAGGCCCAGGCCAGCAACCAGCGCTTCTGGGCACGGCACAACCGCGCCTTCCGCCAG gaaaaagaagaatttatttattcaagACTGAAAGCCAAGGGTCTGGAAATGAGAGATGAATCAG GTCAAAAAGCAACACTGAATGCAGAAGAAATGGCTGAATTTTACAAGGactttctaaataaaaatttaaaaaagcatttgcaGTATAACAG aaatgtGCCTCCACTGGACAAGAGCTCCTCTGGTAAATGTTTTAGTTGCTGA
- the BAG5 gene encoding BAG family molecular chaperone regulator 5 isoform X2: MDMGNQHPSVKRLHEIQKEVKEIEQQVAVFSGLSTDRDYKVLERNLTKQLFEIDSVDTEGKGDIQQARKRAAQETERLLKELEQNANHPRRLEIEALFKEAQSLVEREITPFYEGGNCISDEFEEGIQDIVLRLTQVKTGGKVSLRKARYRTLTKICTVQEIIENAVKKQLSLPLSNDVHPSVSKINSVMCEVNKARGTLIALLMGVSSNDTCRHLSCVLTGLIADLDALDVCGRTEIRNYRKEVVEEINKLQKYLDLDEEANSTHAYDLAKNQSILKIEEIRKKMKEVHSLLLKTENASDLYLGSKAELQGLIAHLDEVSPGKNPCIREARRRAVIEVQTLITYIDLNEALEKRQKYPEQTAVEHQCHKAVWTVLGNLSQIQKEVISFDGNRTDKNYMRLEELLTKQLLALDAVDPQGDERCKAARKQAVKLAQNILYYLDMKTDEWEY; encoded by the coding sequence ATGGATATGGGTAACCAACACCCATCCGTAAAACGGTTAcatgaaatacagaaagaagTCAAAGAGATCGAACAGCAAGTGGCTGTTTTCAGCGGTCTGTCTACCGACCGAGATTACAAGGTATTGGAAAGAAACCTTACGAAACAGCTTTTTGAGATCGATTCTGTAGACACCGAAGGGAAGGGGGATATTCAGCAAGCTAGAAAGCGAGCTGCCCAGGAAACTGAGAGGCTGCTGAAGGAActggaacaaaatgcaaaccatCCGCGCAGACTGGAAATAGAGGCTTTATTCAAGGAGGCACAGTCTCTTGTGGAACGCGAGATCACGCCTTTTTACGAAGGAGGAAACTGTATAAGTGATGAATTTGAAGAAGGAATTCAGGACATTGTGCTGAGGCTTACCCAGGTGAAAACTGGAGGGAAAGTTTCTCTACGCAAAGCAAGATACCGCACTCTGACAAAGATATGTACTGTTCAGGAGATTATAGAGAATGCTGTAAAGAaacagctgtccctgccactCTCTAATGATGTTCATCCTTCTGTCTCCAAAATTAACTCTGTAATGTGTGAGGTGAACAAAGCCAGAGGAACTCTCATTGCTCTTCTAATGGGAGTGAGTAGTAATGATACCTGCAGGCATCTGTCCTGTGTGCTCACCGGCCTCATTGCTGATTTGGATGCTTTAGATGTCTGTGGTCGCACGGAAATAAGAAACTACAGAAAGGAAGTAGTAGAAGAGATCAATAAATTGCAGAAATACCTGGACTTAGATGAAGAAGCAAATTCTACTCATGCTTATGATTTGGCAAAAAATCAGTCCATTCTTAAAATAGAAGAGATTCGTAAGAAGATGAAGGAAGTTCATTCCTTACTTCTGAAAACAGAGAATGCCTCTGATTTGTATCTGGGATCCAAAGCAGAGTTGCAGGGACTAATTGCCCACCTAGATGAAGTGAGTCCAGGAAAAAATCCCTGTATTAGAGAGGCCAGGAGAAGAGCAGTAATTGAAGTTCAGACTCTTATAACATATATTGATTTGAATGAAGCgctggaaaaaaggcaaaagtatCCAGAGCAAACTGCTGTTGAACATCAGTGTCATAAAGCAGTTTGGACTGTACTTGGAAACTTGTCTCAAATTCAGAAAGAGGTGATTTCATTCGATGGAAATAGAACAGATAAAAATTACATGAGACTGGAAGAACTTCTTACAAAACAACTTCTAGCCCTGGATGCTGTTGATCCACAAGGTGACGAGCGGTGTAAGGCTGCCAGGAAGCAGGCAGTAAAGCTTGCACAGAATATCCTTTACTATCTGGACATGAAAACAGATGAATGGGAATACTGA